The following proteins come from a genomic window of Malus sylvestris chromosome 4, drMalSylv7.2, whole genome shotgun sequence:
- the LOC126617776 gene encoding MLO-like protein 3 produces the protein MAGDSKGASLEYTPTWALATVCFIFIFTSLAIEHSIHLLVNFLKRQRKTALTDAVEKLKSELMLMGFVSLLLAITQDSISKICIPANLGNIMLPCRRKETTEEADDVEKFVILNKIMTTFSTGSNSLYDEVLRQISVHRRLEEKEDAAAADSCSEGKVHFMTTNALRQLHILIFVLPVMHIVYSVLTMALGRAKMRRWEAWEQETRTMEYQVENDPNRFRFTSQTTFGRRHMNSSSETSFHLWMRCFFRQFYSSVAKVDYITIRHGFIAAHLPSRPSFDFQKYIQRSLEEDFKIMVAISPLMWFAVVIFMLVDVYGWHVYFWLSYVPLLAVLVLGAKLEYIVAKMALQIKEQNSVIVGTPLVRVNDGLFWFRKPRFVLLLLHYTLFLNAFEFAFFIWVSIQFGFKSCYHEHTVSIVTRISLAVTTQVLCSYITLPLYALVTQMGSQFRGKIMEDNMADILKQWHAEVRNRRRTQQQLLQSARTSFSADWSSVRNSFSEMRPYIRKVSKLDEPAESSVQLSNRGNVQDEIVELDGSSRGY, from the exons ATGGCAGGTGATTCCAAAGGCGCCTCTCTGGAATACACTCCGACATGGGCACTCGCCACCGTTtgcttcatcttcatcttcaccTCCCTCGCCATTGAGCACTCCATCCATCTCCTTGTCAAC TTTCTCAAGAGACAGAGAAAAACAGCCTTAACAGACGCGGTTGAGAAGCTCAAATCAG AGTTGATGCTTATGGGATTTGTGTCACTTTTATTAGCAATAACCCAAGATTCGATATCTAAAATCTGCATACCTGCCAACCTGGGAAACATCATGCTTCCATGTCGCAGAAAGGAAACAACCGAAGAAGCAGACGACGTCGAGAAATTTGTGATTTTGAATAAGATTATGACAACCTTTTCGACCGGCTCAAACAGTTTGTATGATGAAGTACTAAGGCAAATATCAGTGCATAGGCGACTTGAAGAGAAGGAGGATGCAGCTGCTGCAGATTCTTGCAGTGAG GGAAAAGTACATTTCATGACTACAAATGCTCTTCGTCAGCTTCACATACTTATTTTTGTGCTGCCAGTTATGCATATTGTGTACAGTGTTCTTACCATGGCTCTGGGGAGGGCCAAG ATGAGGCGCTGGGAAGCTTGGGAGCAAGAAACTCGAACAATGGAGTACCAAGTTGAGAATG ATCCCAACCGGTTCAGATTTACCAGCCAAACAACATTTGGAAGAAGGCACATGAATTCTAGTTCGGAAACATCATTTCATCTGTGGATG AGATGTTTTTTCAGGCAATTTTATAGTTCAGTGGCAAAAGTTGACTACATCACCATCCGACACGGCTTCATAGCG GCTCATTTGCCAAGCAGGCCAAGCTTCGATTTCCAAAAATACATACAGCGATCGTTGGAGGAAGATTTCAAGATCATGGTTGCAATCAGCCCTTTAATGTGGTTTGCGGTAGTCATTTTTATGCTCGTCGATGTGTATG GTTGGCATGTATATTTCTGGCTATCCTATGTTCCACTCTTG GCCGTTCTGGTTCTAGGAGCCAAACTTGAGTATATCGTTGCGAAAATGGCTCTTCAAATTAAAGAGCAGAACAGTGTGATCGTCGGAACACCACTTGTGCGAGTGAACGATGGTCTCTTCTGGTTCAGGAAACCTAGATTTGTCTTGCTGCTGCTACATTATACTCTATTTTTG AATGCATTTGagttcgctttcttcatttgggtTTCA ATCCAATTCGGTTTCAAATCTTGCTACCACGAGCACACTGTGAGCATTGTTACGAGAATTTCCTTAGC GGTGACCACTCAAGTCCTCTGCAGCTACATCACTCTTCCTCTCTACGCACTTGTCACACAG atGGGTTCACAATTCAGGGGTAAGATAATGGAAGATAACATGGCAGACATTTTAAAGCAATGGCATGCTGAAGTGAGGAATAGAAGGAGAACGCAACAGCAACTTCTGCAATCAGCAAGAACATCATTCTCCGCAGATTGGAGCTCTGTGAGGAATAGCTTTTCAGAAATGCGTCCTTATATAAGAAAGGTTTCCAAACTAGATGAACCAGCTGAAAGCAGTGTCCAGTTGTCTAACAGAGGGAATGTACAAGACGAGATAGTAGAACTAGATGGAAGCTCAAGGGGTTATTGA
- the LOC126619736 gene encoding uncharacterized protein LOC126619736, whose amino-acid sequence MANNYSFLCLIGAIDRLWFRQTILFAEPISLFSPKGSTIEDQTPQDSIVTDSFTYPSSTISFLPHADEEFDFSPLLYEDNSSDSPQMTTPQDDSNNEEEDDMNSNEFVNVQKNKTRPTRLNMLANRMLIRSQSSDHQKRPRKNRRCSSSTSSPGYATAAAAAQKLQKSMSCRSLGELELEEVKGFIDLGFTFKKEHLSPRMMSLVPGLQRLGVSNSKKLRNKNDDSAEIEVPKEDKDDEKEGEVMRPYLSEAWLIKRPDSPLLNLRLPRVSAAADMKKHLKFWARTVASEIQQES is encoded by the exons ATGGCCAATAACTACAGTTTTTTATGTCTTATAGGAGCCATAGATCGTCTATGGTTTCGCCAAACCATTCTTTTCGCTGAGCCAATTTCATTATTTAGTCCCAAAGGTAGTACCATTGAAGATCAAACACCTCAGGACTCCATTGTCACAGATTCTTTTACTTACCCATCATCCACCATCTCCTTCTTGCCTCATGCAGATGAAGAATTCGATTTCTCACCACTTTTATATGAAGACAACTCATCAGATTCACCACAAATGACCACTCCACAG GATGATTCCAATAATGAAGAGGAGGATGACATGAACTCGAACGAATTCGTCAACGTGCAGAAGAACAAAACTAGACCAACAAGATTAAATATGTTGGCCAACAGAATGTTAATTCGGTCTCAGTCATCTGATCACCAAAAACGTCCCCGGAAAAACAGAAGATGCTCATCATCCACATCATCACCAGGTTATGCAACGGCTGCTGCAGCGGCGCaaaagcttcagaaatcgatgAGCTGCCGGAGCTTGGGGGAGCTAGAGCTCGAAGAAGTCAAGGGGTTCATAGACTTAGGGTTCACGTTTAAGAAAGAACACTTGAGTCCAAGAATGATGAGTTTAGTACCTGGCTTGCAGAGACTTGGTGTGTCTAATAGTAAAAAGTTACGGAATAAAAATGATGATTCTGCTGAAATTGAAGTACCTAAAGAAGATAAAGATGATGAAAAAGAGGGTGAAGTGATGAGGCCTTACTTGTCAGAAGCGTGGCTTATAAAACGGCCAGATTCGCCCTTGCTAAACCTGCGGTTGCCGAGAGTCTCCGCAGCTGCTGACATGAAGAAACATCTGAAGTTTTGGGCTAGAACTGTTGCTTCTGAAATTCAACAGGAATCTTAA
- the LOC126617787 gene encoding peroxidase 21, with product MAFYKHHAFSSFLMFFLFPLLLQFQFGKSELQLNYYSNSCPKAEEVIKQEVTKLYHEHGNTAVSWLRNLFHDCVVQGCDASLLLESVNGIESEKASGRSFGMRNFKYVNTIKKALEDECPSTVSCADVVALSARDGIVMLGGPRIDMKTGRKDSKESYASVVEEFIPNHNDSISSVLSRFQSIGIDAEGTVAILGAHSVGRVHCVNLVDRLYPTVDPTLDPDHAEYLKARCPTPTPDPKAVLYARNDRETPMLLDNYYYKNLLSHKGLLTVDQELASDPATLPFVEKMAADNGYFSEQFSRAVLLLSENNPLTGDQGEVRKDCRYVNAS from the exons ATGGCCTTCTATAAGCACCACGCTTTCTCAAGCTTCttgatgtttttcttgtttccaTTGCTCTTGCAATTTCAGTTTG GTAAAAGTGAGCTGCAACTTAACTATTACTCCAATAGTTGCCCAAAAGCTGAAGAAGTCATCAAGCAAGAGGTCACCAAGCTATACCATGAACATGGGAATACAGCCGTTTCTTGGTTAAGAAATCTCTTTCACGATTGCGTTGTTCAG GGATGTGATGCCTCTCTATTGCTAGAGAGTGTGAATGGCATAGAGTCAGAGAAGGCATCGGGGAGGAGCTTCGGGATGAGAAATTTCAAGTACGTAAACACAATCAAAAAGGCCCTTGAGGACGAATGCCCTTCCACAGTTTCTTGTGCTGATGTTGTTGCTCTTTCTGCAAGAGATGGAATTGTCATG TTAGGAGGGCCACGCATTGACATGAAGACGGGAAGGAAGGACAGCAAGGAGAGTTATGCAAGTGTGGTGGAAGAGTTTATTCCTAATCACAATGATTCCATATCTTCAGTGCTTTCTCGCTTTCAGTCCATCGGCATCGATGCTGAAGGAACAGTGGCCATTTTAG GAGCTCACTCTGTGGGTCGAGTCCACTGTGTGAACCTGGTAGATAGGCTCTACCCAACCGTGGATCCAACCCTAGACCCTGACCATGCCGAATACCTCAAAGCTCGGTGCCCAACTCCAACCCCAGACCCAAAAGCAGTTCTCTACGCAAGGAACGACCGTGAAACACCCATGCTTCTCGACAACTATTATTACAAGAACCTGCTGAGCCACAAGGGTCTGCTCACCGTCGACCAAGAACTAGCTTCCGACCCAGCTACATTGCCCTTTGTGGAAAAGATGGCTGCCGATAACGGCTACTTCAGCGAGCAGTTTTCTAGGGCTGTCCTTCTTTTGTCTGAGAACAACCCGCTTACTGGAGACCAAGGAGAAGTTAGAAAGGATTGCCGATATGTGAATGCAAGTTAG